One Balnearium lithotrophicum DNA window includes the following coding sequences:
- a CDS encoding sensor histidine kinase, whose product MVIFMGIAVREKRKREEVLFRVREEKKKEKKAQYIDRSKLLGRALSLIKEGIVIMDPYGRIVFTNRFARELLGIDENDTGKFFYQVIKNFDVVSLINEAFNESYRVWNDKKINDRYVQVIFGSDLDEKVLLLIDQTPMRKYENLKKNFIANASHELKTPLAALKISLETLEDVCRRNERAIKYIKKAQERIEYMEQLIEDLITLSLLESTNLTLKPKKLKLLPIINSITSHLMEIAEKRGITFSVNVDENTEVCADRKLLHAALKNLIDNAVKYNRDGGRVEITYIKHQNEDEVRVCDTGVGIPKSHIPFIFERFYRVEKSRSRKMGGTGLGLSIVKLAVEKLGGKVRVESEEGKGSCFSIILPRRCGIISTDD is encoded by the coding sequence ATGGTAATTTTCATGGGAATTGCCGTTAGGGAAAAGAGAAAGAGGGAAGAAGTCCTTTTCAGGGTTAGAGAGGAAAAGAAAAAGGAAAAAAAAGCTCAATACATAGATAGGTCAAAGTTACTTGGTAGAGCTCTCAGCCTTATAAAGGAAGGAATTGTTATTATGGACCCTTACGGAAGAATCGTATTTACAAACAGGTTTGCAAGGGAACTCCTTGGAATAGATGAGAACGATACAGGCAAATTTTTTTACCAGGTAATAAAAAATTTCGACGTAGTATCACTGATAAACGAGGCCTTCAACGAAAGTTACAGAGTATGGAACGATAAGAAAATTAACGATAGATACGTTCAAGTTATTTTTGGTTCAGACCTCGATGAAAAAGTTCTCCTCCTAATTGACCAGACACCGATGAGAAAGTACGAAAACTTAAAGAAGAACTTCATAGCTAATGCTTCTCATGAGCTTAAAACCCCACTTGCAGCACTTAAGATATCCTTAGAAACTTTAGAGGATGTTTGTAGAAGAAACGAAAGGGCGATTAAATACATAAAAAAAGCTCAGGAGAGGATAGAATACATGGAACAGTTAATCGAAGACCTTATAACCCTTTCCCTCCTTGAAAGCACAAATTTAACGTTAAAGCCGAAAAAATTGAAACTTTTACCAATTATAAACAGTATTACAAGCCATCTAATGGAAATAGCTGAGAAAAGAGGTATAACATTTTCTGTCAACGTTGATGAAAATACTGAGGTTTGTGCAGACAGAAAACTCCTCCATGCAGCACTCAAGAATTTAATAGACAATGCAGTAAAGTACAACAGAGATGGGGGAAGGGTTGAAATAACCTACATAAAACACCAGAATGAGGATGAAGTGAGAGTGTGTGATACCGGCGTTGGAATTCCAAAGTCACACATTCCCTTCATATTTGAGAGGTTCTACAGAGTAGAGAAGTCAAGGTCAAGGAAAATGGGAGGAACGGGATTAGGTCTATCAATCGTTAAATTAGCCGTAGAAAAGTTAGGGGGAAAGGTAAGGGTTGAAAGTGAAGAGGGAAAGGGCTCTTGCTTTTCTATTATTCTGCCAAGGAGGTGTGGTATTATTAGCACCGACGATTAG
- the gap gene encoding type I glyceraldehyde-3-phosphate dehydrogenase, whose protein sequence is MAVRVAINGFGRIGRSFYRIVHNDPEIEVVAINDLTDAPTLAHLLKYDSVHGKFEAEVTCDGDELVIDGRRIKVHADPNPEELPWKDLEVDVVLEATGRFRDREGAGKHLKAGAKRVVISAPGKNPDATFVMGVNHREYDPEKHRIVSNASCTTNCLAPIAKVLLENFGIVSGFLTTVHAYTMDQRLLDAPHRDLRRARAAAVSMVPTTTGAAKAVGLVIPELKGKFNGISIRVPTPDVSLVDFVCVLERETTIEEVNGALKAASENELKGILAYSEEPLVSIDYLGNPHSSIVDGLSTDVINGNLVKVIAWYDNEWGYSNRLADLIKYMANVGV, encoded by the coding sequence ATGGCTGTTAGAGTAGCAATTAACGGTTTTGGAAGAATTGGGAGAAGTTTCTACAGAATCGTTCACAACGACCCTGAAATTGAGGTAGTTGCAATCAACGATTTGACAGACGCTCCTACCCTTGCACACCTCTTAAAGTACGACTCTGTCCACGGCAAGTTTGAGGCCGAGGTTACGTGCGATGGAGATGAGCTTGTTATAGATGGAAGGAGAATAAAAGTCCACGCAGACCCGAATCCCGAGGAGCTTCCATGGAAAGATTTAGAAGTTGATGTTGTTTTAGAGGCCACGGGAAGGTTCAGGGATAGGGAAGGAGCGGGAAAGCACCTCAAGGCTGGTGCTAAGAGAGTTGTAATTTCAGCCCCGGGGAAAAATCCCGATGCTACCTTTGTTATGGGTGTTAACCATAGGGAGTACGACCCTGAAAAGCACAGAATCGTCTCAAACGCCTCCTGTACAACAAACTGTCTCGCACCTATTGCAAAGGTTCTACTTGAAAATTTTGGAATAGTTTCCGGATTCCTAACTACTGTACACGCCTACACGATGGACCAGAGACTCTTAGATGCTCCCCATAGGGATTTAAGGAGGGCAAGGGCAGCGGCCGTTTCAATGGTTCCAACAACAACAGGAGCAGCAAAAGCTGTAGGTCTTGTTATTCCAGAACTTAAGGGGAAATTTAACGGAATTTCCATAAGGGTTCCAACTCCTGACGTTTCTCTTGTGGATTTTGTGTGCGTTTTAGAGAGGGAAACGACGATTGAGGAGGTGAACGGAGCTCTTAAAGCTGCTTCAGAAAATGAGCTAAAGGGAATTCTTGCCTACTCTGAGGAACCTTTGGTCTCAATTGACTACCTTGGGAATCCCCACTCATCAATTGTTGATGGACTATCAACGGACGTTATAAATGGAAACTTGGTAAAGGTAATTGCCTGGTACGACAACGAATGGGGATATTCAAATAGACTTGCAGATTTGATTAAGTACATGGCTAACGTTGGAGTTTAA
- a CDS encoding CvpA family protein, with amino-acid sequence MDLTPLNVLDGLIIVTLGWNFVRGFNKGFIEEIISIAGIILDIYISYLFAHPVAKFIVSESQPQTGEVFVSGLLIFLILFLITKYIAFSVNRLVNKTNLGFINHILGFLFGIFRGILICSLIVFGVSVVAPNSYLVKKSSLGGIAVPVMDRIIHYLPMKHRNEDPIIRKWKIARETLWKNFIFKRYLKGGIFPLKLQR; translated from the coding sequence ATGGACTTAACACCTCTTAACGTCCTTGACGGGTTAATAATTGTTACTTTAGGATGGAACTTTGTAAGGGGATTTAACAAGGGATTTATTGAGGAAATTATCTCAATAGCTGGAATTATTTTAGATATCTACATTTCATACCTTTTCGCTCATCCGGTAGCGAAATTTATAGTTTCAGAATCCCAACCTCAAACAGGAGAGGTATTTGTATCGGGATTACTTATCTTTCTTATCCTATTTTTAATTACAAAGTACATTGCATTTTCTGTAAATAGACTGGTAAATAAAACGAACTTGGGATTTATCAATCACATCTTAGGTTTCTTATTTGGAATTTTTAGAGGAATTCTTATATGCTCTTTAATTGTTTTTGGAGTATCTGTTGTTGCTCCAAACAGTTACCTTGTTAAAAAGAGTTCCTTAGGTGGTATTGCTGTTCCTGTAATGGATAGGATTATTCATTATCTGCCAATGAAACATAGGAATGAAGACCCAATCATAAGGAAGTGGAAGATAGCAAGGGAAACCTTGTGGAAAAACTTTATTTTTAAACGTTATTTAAAAGGGGGAATTTTCCCCCTTAAACTCCAACGTTAG
- the nadC gene encoding carboxylating nicotinate-nucleotide diphosphorylase, protein MNELYVKNLILNFLNEDLGYLGDITTSSLSDISGKACLIAKEGGIFCGAPFFEMVYRVLSKEISFNWYIEEGKPFKKGDVICEMEGNLKVILTGERTSLNIVQRLSGIATETRKYVDGLKGSKIKLLDTRKTTPGLRVLEKYATKVGGALNHRFGLYDAVMVKDNHIKAFGSIERAVREISKNIPVTTKIEVEVENMEQIEDLIKVIELVDIVMLDNWRDEDVEKGVKRIKEKKEEVRIELSGGITIDRLPKIRNLPVDFVSTSKIVTAARWIDLSLEVEWT, encoded by the coding sequence ATGAATGAGCTCTACGTTAAAAACTTAATTCTAAACTTTTTAAACGAGGATTTAGGTTACTTGGGAGACATTACCACCTCCTCCCTTTCAGACATTTCAGGTAAGGCCTGTCTAATAGCTAAGGAAGGCGGAATTTTCTGCGGGGCTCCATTTTTCGAAATGGTTTACAGGGTTCTATCTAAGGAAATCTCTTTTAATTGGTACATTGAGGAGGGAAAACCCTTTAAGAAGGGTGACGTTATCTGTGAGATGGAGGGAAACTTAAAGGTAATTCTAACGGGAGAAAGAACGTCCTTAAACATTGTTCAAAGGCTTTCAGGAATAGCTACCGAGACAAGGAAGTATGTAGATGGGTTAAAGGGTTCAAAGATTAAGCTTCTTGATACGAGGAAGACAACCCCAGGACTAAGGGTTCTTGAAAAGTATGCAACTAAGGTTGGAGGAGCTCTCAACCACAGGTTTGGCCTTTACGATGCAGTTATGGTAAAGGACAATCACATTAAGGCATTTGGAAGTATCGAAAGGGCTGTAAGGGAAATTTCTAAAAACATTCCTGTAACTACAAAGATTGAGGTGGAAGTTGAAAATATGGAGCAGATAGAGGATTTAATAAAGGTCATTGAGCTCGTTGATATAGTTATGCTTGACAATTGGAGGGATGAGGACGTTGAGAAAGGTGTAAAAAGGATAAAGGAGAAGAAGGAGGAAGTAAGAATAGAGCTCTCAGGTGGAATAACGATAGATAGGCTTCCAAAAATCAGGAATTTACCTGTGGATTTCGTTTCAACGAGTAAAATCGTAACGGCTGCAAGGTGGATAGATCTCAGCCTGGAGGTAGAATGGACTTAA
- a CDS encoding CDP-alcohol phosphatidyltransferase family protein, translated as MVNIPNIITLIRIFLVPVFIMSVFYGKFKEALSIFFFAALSDALDGFLARKFNKVTMLGVILDPLADKALIDSGYFLLSYTGKYIPIWLTVIVLSRDVLILMGSWILSIFNKMDRIKPTYLGKATAFLQFFTLLATLLKLNCGFPNGSILGVLFFTTAIFTVASALQYTYRGIKELNGA; from the coding sequence ATGGTAAATATACCCAATATAATAACCTTAATCAGAATATTTTTAGTTCCGGTATTCATCATGTCCGTATTCTACGGAAAATTTAAAGAAGCTTTAAGTATTTTCTTCTTCGCAGCCTTAAGCGATGCACTGGATGGATTTTTAGCGAGAAAGTTCAACAAGGTAACAATGTTGGGAGTAATATTGGACCCCCTTGCCGACAAGGCACTTATAGATTCCGGCTATTTCCTTCTCTCCTACACGGGAAAGTACATTCCTATCTGGCTAACAGTTATAGTTTTAAGTAGGGACGTTTTAATACTAATGGGAAGCTGGATTCTTTCAATCTTTAACAAAATGGATAGGATTAAGCCTACCTATTTAGGAAAGGCTACTGCATTTCTGCAGTTCTTCACACTTCTTGCAACCCTTCTAAAACTCAACTGTGGTTTTCCAAATGGTAGTATTTTAGGTGTACTGTTTTTTACCACTGCAATTTTTACAGTTGCTTCAGCTCTCCAATATACCTATAGGGGGATTAAGGAGCTAAACGGTGCGTAA
- a CDS encoding AI-2E family transporter, translating to MRNYLTEIYLTSTVILLLILLFLFEPALLPFFIASAVAYVFYPVFLFFNNLTGNRRRFSAFLTLLTMFLVLSFALFILIPSIIEQIQSFLNFLPILFEKLDSFFIKFFGKHFPLLHPFKLTTLKEIINEIYQKFGTIPIANLISKLFSGFFSAISIIINLIVIPFLTYYLLINSRKIVRIYLLIAPCSIQKELKLLLQKVHSSLSSYLIGQMAVALFVGLYIAIGLLFVGIKYSLLIGFVAGVLNMIPYVGFFSGLVPSLLLAIFDNGTLEAVIGVLTVFLTEVGLENLIYPLIMSRTTGVNPILILLSIFLGGYLGGLLGIVIGVPLAVILVPIFESFIEKKERLKSACGSNG from the coding sequence GTGCGTAACTATCTTACCGAAATTTATCTTACATCAACGGTAATTCTCCTTCTAATTTTACTATTTCTGTTCGAACCGGCCCTCTTGCCATTCTTCATCGCTTCTGCAGTAGCCTACGTGTTCTATCCGGTTTTCCTCTTCTTTAACAATTTAACGGGAAATAGAAGGAGATTCTCAGCGTTTTTGACTTTACTCACAATGTTTTTAGTCCTTTCCTTTGCACTGTTTATTCTGATTCCATCGATAATTGAGCAGATTCAGAGTTTCCTAAATTTCCTCCCAATCCTGTTTGAAAAATTGGATTCATTCTTTATTAAATTTTTCGGCAAGCATTTCCCACTTCTACACCCGTTCAAACTTACAACATTGAAGGAAATAATCAACGAAATTTATCAGAAATTTGGAACTATTCCAATAGCAAACCTAATTTCAAAACTCTTTTCTGGATTTTTTTCTGCAATATCAATTATTATTAATCTGATTGTTATTCCGTTCCTCACCTACTACCTTCTCATAAATTCCAGAAAAATTGTTAGAATTTATCTGTTAATCGCTCCCTGTTCAATTCAGAAGGAGTTAAAACTACTCCTCCAGAAAGTCCACAGCTCCCTTTCAAGCTATCTAATAGGCCAGATGGCAGTTGCCCTCTTTGTCGGTCTCTACATTGCAATAGGACTCCTTTTTGTCGGTATCAAGTACTCACTGCTCATTGGCTTTGTTGCAGGAGTCCTCAACATGATACCTTACGTGGGTTTCTTTTCAGGCCTTGTACCATCACTACTCCTGGCTATCTTTGACAACGGAACACTTGAAGCAGTGATTGGAGTTCTTACAGTCTTTTTAACGGAGGTGGGGCTCGAAAATCTCATATATCCGTTAATTATGAGCAGAACAACGGGAGTCAACCCTATACTCATCCTACTCTCCATATTCTTGGGAGGTTACTTAGGCGGTCTTTTAGGTATTGTAATTGGAGTTCCCTTAGCTGTTATTTTGGTTCCCATTTTTGAAAGCTTTATAGAAAAGAAGGAGAGGTTAAAGAGTGCTTGTGGGAGTAACGGGTAA
- the coaE gene encoding dephospho-CoA kinase (Dephospho-CoA kinase (CoaE) performs the final step in coenzyme A biosynthesis.) — MLVGVTGNIGSGKSTLCKFLELEGFPVFYADIIGKRALYRVKEKLLETFGSEIFKEKGEIDTKKISSIVFSSPKKLKTLTEITHPLIKEEILRIRDEFSDEVVFVEAAVLIEAGWMDICDKIVLVFAYRGQRILRASRKFGLRETLRRDSLQKPYSEKLKYADYLICNTGDLIHLKEQTISLLKELQ; from the coding sequence GTGCTTGTGGGAGTAACGGGTAACATCGGTTCCGGGAAGTCAACTCTATGTAAATTTTTAGAACTTGAGGGCTTTCCTGTATTTTATGCAGACATCATCGGAAAGAGGGCCTTATACAGAGTGAAGGAAAAACTGTTAGAAACCTTTGGTAGTGAAATTTTCAAAGAAAAAGGGGAGATTGATACTAAAAAGATTTCAAGTATCGTATTCTCCTCACCGAAAAAGTTGAAAACTCTTACAGAAATAACACACCCGTTGATAAAAGAGGAAATATTGAGAATAAGGGACGAGTTTTCTGACGAGGTTGTATTTGTTGAAGCTGCAGTTCTAATAGAGGCAGGCTGGATGGATATCTGCGATAAAATTGTTTTGGTTTTTGCATACAGAGGACAGAGAATTCTAAGGGCTTCGAGGAAGTTTGGCTTAAGGGAAACTTTAAGGAGGGATTCCCTTCAAAAACCCTACAGTGAAAAGTTAAAATATGCCGACTACTTAATCTGCAATACGGGGGATTTAATCCACCTGAAGGAGCAGACAATTTCCCTACTGAAGGAGCTCCAATGA
- a CDS encoding TIGR00282 family metallophosphoesterase: MRILLVGDVVGRPGRRALHLYLEENRNKFDVCIANGENAAGGFGLTEKIVNKLLSYGVNVITGGNHTFDKKEIYQFIDKYPILRPANYPEGAPGRGFLTFDFEGTKISVINLMGRVFMECLDNPFRKFDEIYESNEADIVIVDFHGEASSEKQAFGFYVDGKATAVFGTHTHVQTSDLRRLPSGTLYITDAGMCGALNSVIGIEPKEGIERFVKQLPVRFKVPEKAELIQFCGVLFEVDDRFRVVRYERIYEIYERREDGSYTRRESPI; this comes from the coding sequence ATGAGAATTTTACTGGTGGGAGATGTTGTAGGAAGGCCGGGGAGGAGAGCTCTCCACCTCTACCTTGAGGAGAACAGGAATAAGTTTGACGTATGTATAGCAAACGGTGAAAACGCAGCAGGGGGATTTGGGTTAACAGAGAAGATTGTCAATAAGCTACTTTCTTACGGTGTAAACGTTATAACTGGGGGAAACCACACGTTTGACAAAAAGGAAATTTACCAGTTCATAGATAAGTATCCGATTCTAAGACCGGCAAACTATCCTGAGGGAGCTCCGGGAAGGGGATTTCTAACCTTTGATTTTGAGGGTACAAAAATCTCAGTTATCAACCTCATGGGTAGGGTATTTATGGAGTGCCTCGATAACCCATTTAGGAAGTTCGATGAAATTTACGAGAGTAACGAAGCGGATATCGTTATTGTTGACTTTCACGGTGAAGCATCATCTGAGAAACAGGCCTTTGGGTTCTACGTGGATGGGAAGGCAACTGCCGTATTTGGAACCCATACACACGTTCAGACCTCAGACCTGAGAAGGTTACCCTCAGGCACCCTATACATAACGGATGCCGGAATGTGCGGAGCTCTCAACTCAGTAATAGGGATAGAACCTAAAGAGGGAATAGAGAGGTTTGTTAAACAGTTACCTGTAAGGTTCAAAGTTCCAGAGAAGGCTGAACTCATTCAGTTCTGCGGTGTTCTCTTTGAAGTCGACGACAGATTCAGAGTAGTTAGGTATGAGAGAATTTACGAAATATACGAGAGGAGAGAGGATGGCAGTTATACTAGACGGGAAAGCCCTATCTAA
- the folD gene encoding bifunctional methylenetetrahydrofolate dehydrogenase/methenyltetrahydrofolate cyclohydrolase FolD, translated as MAVILDGKALSKKIRNSLKNEVKELKEKFGRPPSLAVVLVGNNPASEIYVRNKIKACSEVGIDSIDRRLPETVTQEELNSIVKELNEDPNVDGIIVQLPLPNGLSCREVVNYISPEKDVDGFHPVNVGKCTLGLYDQGLMPCTPAGVMKFFEEYNIPLQGKNAVMVGHSNIVGKPLANMLINANATVSVCHVYTKDLSHYTRYADVLCVATGVPGLIKADMVKEGAVVIDIGISRVNGKIVGDVDFEGVKEKVSAITPVPGGVGPMTITMLLYNTVKAFKMRNGI; from the coding sequence ATGGCAGTTATACTAGACGGGAAAGCCCTATCTAAAAAGATAAGAAACTCTTTGAAGAATGAGGTTAAGGAACTGAAGGAAAAATTTGGAAGACCTCCCTCTTTAGCAGTTGTACTGGTTGGAAACAACCCTGCAAGTGAAATTTACGTGAGGAACAAGATAAAGGCCTGCAGTGAAGTGGGGATAGATTCCATAGACAGAAGGCTTCCCGAGACGGTAACACAGGAGGAGCTTAACTCCATTGTAAAGGAGCTGAACGAAGACCCCAACGTTGATGGAATAATCGTTCAACTTCCACTTCCCAACGGTCTGTCCTGCAGGGAGGTTGTCAACTACATATCACCTGAGAAGGACGTTGATGGCTTCCACCCCGTTAATGTTGGAAAGTGTACTTTGGGGCTGTACGACCAGGGACTAATGCCGTGCACTCCTGCAGGCGTTATGAAGTTTTTTGAGGAGTACAATATCCCACTACAGGGAAAGAACGCAGTAATGGTTGGTCACAGTAACATAGTCGGAAAACCCCTTGCAAATATGCTGATAAATGCAAATGCAACGGTTTCTGTCTGCCACGTCTATACTAAGGACCTTTCCCACTACACAAGGTACGCAGACGTACTCTGCGTTGCTACAGGTGTTCCAGGCCTAATAAAGGCAGACATGGTTAAGGAGGGAGCTGTAGTCATTGATATAGGAATCAGCAGGGTAAATGGTAAGATTGTTGGTGATGTCGATTTTGAGGGTGTAAAGGAGAAGGTCTCAGCAATAACTCCAGTTCCTGGAGGAGTAGGACCTATGACGATTACGATGCTCCTTTACAATACGGTAAAAGCCTTTAAGATGAGGAACGGTATTTGA
- a CDS encoding ATP-binding protein, with translation MKVIPYVDNEKCIGCKICEEVCPHGVFVMSESKAVVMYPERCNGCGLCVENCPVDAITLKWTDL, from the coding sequence TTGAAGGTAATCCCCTACGTTGATAACGAAAAGTGTATCGGTTGTAAAATCTGTGAGGAGGTTTGTCCTCACGGAGTATTTGTCATGAGTGAGAGCAAGGCAGTGGTTATGTATCCCGAAAGGTGTAACGGTTGTGGTCTCTGTGTGGAGAACTGTCCTGTCGATGCCATAACGTTGAAGTGGACAGACCTGTAG
- a CDS encoding DUF4149 domain-containing protein — protein MIFLLKSIYLYSISLWVGALFFFTAVGAPLAFRVLPKEEAGKYTGAVFPKYFSLGYIFGILALLSFYLLVRENLGVVSSVNLLILILMNLSNFINGLLIVPKAGILKAEFYMTKEKSLYDRFLKLHAVSMALNGINVILGLMSVGLTSLYLTF, from the coding sequence ATGATTTTTCTACTTAAGTCCATTTATCTTTACTCAATTTCTCTGTGGGTAGGAGCTCTCTTCTTCTTTACTGCAGTTGGAGCTCCATTGGCATTTAGAGTACTTCCCAAGGAGGAGGCTGGAAAGTACACAGGAGCCGTCTTTCCGAAGTACTTCTCCTTAGGATACATTTTTGGAATTTTAGCCCTCCTCTCGTTCTACCTTTTGGTCAGGGAAAATTTAGGAGTTGTTTCTTCAGTAAACCTACTAATTTTGATATTGATGAACCTGTCCAACTTTATAAACGGCCTGTTAATCGTTCCAAAGGCGGGAATTCTAAAGGCTGAGTTTTACATGACGAAGGAAAAATCCCTTTACGACAGATTTTTAAAACTCCATGCAGTTTCAATGGCCCTAAACGGAATAAATGTTATTTTAGGCCTTATGTCTGTCGGTTTAACCTCTCTCTACTTAACATTTTAG
- a CDS encoding lipopolysaccharide assembly protein LapA domain-containing protein: protein MTLKQYFYSVVVTSIVLAVSLFALQNFQDVEVTIPFIGVFKTKLFVVIVFSFFSGFLTAGFLSLIFKIFSIPSNIKRKREKNVEDRPVSKGSENSKEEKSGKGAL from the coding sequence ATGACTTTAAAGCAGTACTTTTACTCAGTTGTTGTAACTTCAATTGTTTTAGCCGTTTCCCTCTTTGCCCTTCAGAACTTTCAGGATGTTGAGGTTACAATTCCATTCATCGGTGTTTTTAAAACAAAGCTCTTTGTTGTTATAGTTTTCTCCTTTTTTTCCGGATTTTTAACTGCCGGATTTCTCTCACTCATATTTAAGATTTTTTCAATTCCTTCAAACATAAAACGAAAAAGGGAAAAGAACGTTGAGGATAGACCAGTTTCTAAAGGTAGCGAGAATAGTAAAGAGGAGAAGTCTGGCAAAGGAGCTCTGTGA
- a CDS encoding RNA-binding S4 domain-containing protein, with protein sequence MRIDQFLKVARIVKRRSLAKELCDDGVVKVNGAPAKPSREVKVGDVVEVDTISRFLKFRVLEVPISKSVSKKKARELVEVIEDRKKDIRDIIDLI encoded by the coding sequence TTGAGGATAGACCAGTTTCTAAAGGTAGCGAGAATAGTAAAGAGGAGAAGTCTGGCAAAGGAGCTCTGTGACGACGGCGTAGTTAAGGTTAACGGAGCTCCAGCCAAGCCCTCGAGGGAAGTAAAAGTAGGAGACGTTGTAGAGGTTGATACGATAAGCAGGTTTTTAAAGTTCAGAGTCCTTGAAGTTCCGATTTCAAAGTCAGTCTCAAAGAAAAAAGCCAGAGAGTTAGTAGAAGTTATCGAAGACAGAAAGAAGGATATAAGGGACATTATTGACCTTATATAG
- a CDS encoding AMP-dependent synthetase/ligase produces the protein MGSFLERVLENIEESPEKTAFVRKENGKYRELTFRDFGNQISTLEELLRGISPEDRVVIFMENRPEWVSSLFSILFLGGIAVPVDYLLTPEELFNILKDSQPKYLITSSQNLKTAEKAVSNLGYHVRVINVDDIEWREGKIQYRRRRLDEVILILYTSGTTGNPKGVMLTLGNLDHNIRAVENLGFLREDDRFVAILPFHHTYPLMATAVLPVSLKLPLVFIEKLTPTDILSTVNEQNVTIMVGVPKLYQVIHHNIMAEIKKLPPVKRRLIEGALKLFRKGAPTSVKRRFFSKVHERIGRNLRFMISGGAKLSEDVWRDLEAMGFNILEGYGLTETSPLISVNRPDRKRIGTAGPPVDEVEVKVTEKGEIIVRGPNVMKGYYNKPEETRKVIKDGWFYTGDLGFVDEDGFIHITGRTKEVIVLESGKNVYPEDIEIELLKSPYILEVGVFYSDGRLRALVRPDFELLVDEGVSDVKSFIKKEINRLLRGFQPYKKIKEFKIVDRELPRTRIGKLRRFLLPKVWEEVE, from the coding sequence ATGGGAAGTTTTTTGGAAAGAGTCCTTGAAAATATTGAGGAGAGTCCTGAAAAGACGGCCTTTGTTAGGAAGGAAAATGGTAAATACAGGGAACTAACATTCAGGGACTTTGGGAACCAGATATCAACGTTGGAGGAGCTCCTTAGGGGAATCTCTCCTGAGGACAGGGTTGTCATCTTCATGGAGAATAGACCCGAGTGGGTATCGTCACTCTTTTCTATTCTTTTCTTAGGGGGAATTGCCGTTCCCGTTGACTACCTCCTCACTCCCGAGGAGCTCTTTAACATTTTAAAGGACTCACAGCCCAAGTACCTCATAACAAGCTCTCAAAACTTAAAGACTGCGGAGAAGGCGGTCTCAAACTTGGGCTACCACGTGAGAGTGATAAACGTTGACGATATCGAATGGAGGGAGGGGAAAATTCAGTACAGAAGGAGACGTTTGGACGAGGTAATCCTCATCCTCTACACATCCGGAACCACAGGAAACCCTAAAGGGGTTATGCTTACACTTGGAAACTTAGACCACAATATAAGGGCTGTTGAGAACTTGGGATTTTTAAGGGAGGACGACAGGTTTGTCGCAATACTTCCCTTCCACCATACGTACCCCCTCATGGCAACTGCAGTCCTGCCGGTTTCACTGAAGCTTCCACTCGTCTTTATTGAAAAGCTCACCCCAACAGACATCCTATCAACGGTAAATGAGCAGAACGTTACGATAATGGTGGGAGTTCCCAAACTCTACCAGGTGATACACCACAACATAATGGCAGAAATTAAAAAACTACCTCCGGTAAAGAGAAGGTTGATAGAGGGAGCCCTTAAGCTCTTCAGGAAGGGAGCTCCAACTTCTGTCAAAAGGAGGTTCTTCTCAAAGGTTCACGAGAGGATAGGTAGGAACTTACGGTTTATGATAAGTGGTGGAGCAAAGCTGAGCGAGGATGTCTGGAGAGACCTTGAAGCTATGGGATTTAACATTTTGGAAGGGTACGGTTTGACCGAAACCTCACCTCTGATATCTGTCAACAGGCCCGATAGGAAGAGAATAGGAACGGCAGGACCTCCTGTCGATGAGGTTGAAGTAAAGGTTACGGAGAAGGGAGAGATAATTGTAAGGGGCCCTAACGTTATGAAGGGCTACTACAACAAACCTGAGGAGACCAGAAAAGTCATAAAGGACGGCTGGTTCTACACGGGAGACCTTGGGTTTGTCGATGAGGATGGATTTATACACATAACGGGAAGGACCAAGGAAGTAATAGTCCTTGAGAGTGGCAAGAATGTGTATCCAGAGGATATAGAGATAGAGCTCCTTAAAAGTCCCTACATCTTAGAGGTGGGGGTTTTCTACTCTGATGGAAGGCTCAGAGCTCTCGTTAGGCCCGACTTTGAGCTCTTAGTTGACGAGGGCGTTTCAGACGTTAAATCCTTCATAAAAAAGGAGATAAACAGACTTTTAAGGGGATTTCAGCCCTACAAGAAGATTAAGGAGTTCAAGATTGTTGACAGGGAGCTCCCAAGGACGAGGATAGGAAAACTGAGGAGGTTTCTCCTTCCTAAAGTTTGGGAAGAGGTAGAGTGA